From Vitis vinifera cultivar Pinot Noir 40024 chromosome 14, ASM3070453v1, a single genomic window includes:
- the LOC104881620 gene encoding transcription factor HHO5: MDSDSLELSLGTEKQCYIPPSITHFLNHLSRIRDVSKRLAELNDYVSKLEQEMRKLDALKRNPQRCMLLLKDAVEFLKKEGEKMKRDIEFKEPKWPVLKEFLPLKRSFNEEEHRAVPMEKEYGREEENLTMNCHYEKRHKSTLAIPKPCKLSIGGGGGAFTPFKATMAKTEVAKEVAEEPVLSLLLPGTQNSRPRLGNNHLLPEPYNNAADGTQTERLELGYNYPVPKNNDIGKGVAHHQPFNPQAVQQHQAIWKNNRRCWSPELHARFMAAMDFLGGPEVATPKQIRAIMQIEGLTNDQVKSHLQKYRLHNRGQQVEDTEPANRQASFQEPWKPESHSGNSWSTWS, translated from the exons ATGGATTCCGACTCCCTGGAACTCAGCTTGGGCACTGAAAAACAATGCTATATCCCTCCAAGCATCACCCACTTTCTGAATCACCTTTCCAGGATCAGAGATGTTTCTAAGAGGCTAGCTGAGTTGAACGACTATGTGAGCAAGTTGGAGCAGGAGATGCGCAAGCTGGATGCCTTAAAACGCAATCCTCAACGCTGCATGCTGCTTCTCAAGGATG CTGTTGAGTTTCTGAAAAAGGAAGGAGAGAAGATGAAGCGAGATATAGAATTTAAAGAACCTAAATGGCCTGTGCTGAAGGAGTTTCTGCCATTAAAGAGAAGCTTTAATGAGGAGGAACACAGGGCAGTACCCATGGAGAAAGAATATGGCAGAGAAGAGGAGAACCTGACGATGAATTGTCACTATGAAAAGAGACATAAATCCACCCTTGCAATTCCCAAG CCCTGCAAATTGAGCataggaggaggaggaggagcaTTCACACCATTCAAGGCAACAATGGCGAAAACAGAAGTGGCCAAGGAGGTGGCGGAAGAGCCAGTTTTATCCCTTCTTCTGCCTGGAACCCAGAATTCAAGGCCCCGACTGGGTAACAACCATCTTCTTCCAGAGCCCTACAACAACGCTGCCGATGGAACCCAGACTGAAAGGCTTGAACTGGGTTACAACTACCCTGTTCCCAAGAACAATGACATAGGCAAAGGTGTTGCCCATCATCAGCCGTTTAATCCACAGGCAGTGCAACAACACCAGGCAATCTGGAAGAACAACAGAAGATGCTGGTCACCAGAGCTGCATGCTAGATTCATGGCCGCCATGGACTTTCTTGGTGGTCCTGAAG TGGCCACCCCGAAGCAGATTAGAGcgattatgcaaattgaagggCTTACAAATGATCAAGTTAAAAGCCATCTCCAG AAATACCGGCTTCACAACAGGGGGCAACAAGTGGAAGATACAGAGCCAGCAAATCGACAAGCAAGTTTCCAAGAGCCATGGAAACCTGAGAGCCACTCCGGAAACTCCTGGAGCACATGGAGTTAG
- the LOC100266932 gene encoding large ribosomal subunit protein eL8y yields the protein MGPKKGGKAAVPAKKKTEKVVNPLFEKRPKQFGIGGALPPKKDLTRFVKWPHVVRIQRKRRILRQRLKVPPALNQFTKTLDKNLATNLFKMLLKYRPEDKAAKKERLLKRAQAEAEGKTAESKKPIVVKYGLNHITYLIEQNKAQLVVIAHDVDPIELVVWLPALCRKMEVPYAIVKGKSRLGAIVHKKTATALCLTSVKNEDKLEFSKIVEAVKANFNDKYDEYRKRWGGGIMGSKSQAKTKAKEKLIAKEAAQRMS from the exons ATG GGTCCCAAAAAAGGTGGGAAGGCTGCAGTGCCAGCAAAGAAAAAGACT GAAAAGGTTGTGAACCCCTTGTTTGAGAAGCGTCCAAAGCAGTTTGGGATAGGTGGTGCATTACCACCAAAGAAGGACCTGACTAGATTTGTCAAATGGCCCCATGTGGTCCGTATCCAGAGGAAAAGGAGGATTTTGAGGCAACGGTTGAAGGTTCCTCCTGCTTTGAACCAGTTTACTAAAACCCTTGACAAGAACCTTG CTACAAATCTTTTTAAGATGTTGCTCAAATATAGACCTGAGGACAAGGCTGCCAAGAAGGAAAGACTTCTAAAAAGAGCACAAGCTGAAGCAGAGGGGAAAACTGCAGAGTCAAAGAAACCCATTGTTGTCAAATATGGGCTTAATCACATTACCTACCTCATTGAGCAG AACAAGGCTCAGTTGGTGGTAATTGCACATGATGTTGATCCAATTGAGCTTGTTGTTTGGCTACCAGCTTTGTGCCGGAAAATGGAGGTCCCTTACGCAATTGTGAAGGGCAAGTCTCGTCTTGGAGCG ATTGTTCACAAGAAAACAGCCACGGCTTTGTGTCTTACATCAGTGAAGAATGAGGATAAGTTGGAATTCAGCAAGATTGTTGAGGCTGTTAAG GCCAACTTCAACGACAAGTATGATGAATACCGCAAGAGATGGGGAGGTGGCATCATGGGATCCAAATCTCAGGCTAAGACAAAAGCCAAGGAGAAACTCATAGCCAAGGAGGCTGCACAAAGAATGTCTTAA